The following coding sequences are from one Sylvia atricapilla isolate bSylAtr1 chromosome 15, bSylAtr1.pri, whole genome shotgun sequence window:
- the XPO6 gene encoding exportin-6 isoform X1, with translation MASEEASLRALESLMTEFFHNCTTNERKREIEELLNNFAQQIGAWRFCLYFLSSTRNDYVMMYSLTVFENLINKMWLGVPSQDKMEIRSCLPKLLLAHHKTLPYFIRNKLCKVIVDIGRQDWPMFYHDFFTNILQLIQSPVTTPLGLIMLKTTSEELACPREDLSVARKEELRKLLLDQVQTVLGLLTGILESIWDKHSATAATPPPSPTSGESGDLLSSLLQSPSAAKLLNQPIPILDTDSEYICSLALECLAHLFSWIPLSTSITPSLLTTIFHFARFGCDTRARKMSAVNGSSHNSVLGQERGRLGVLAMACINELMSKNCVPMEFEEYLLRMFQQTFYLLQKITKENNAHTVKSRLEELDERVLSQGSWAESYIEKFTDFLRLFVSVHLRRIESYSQFPVVEFLALLFKYTFHQPTHEGYFSCLDIWTLFLDYLTSKIKSRLADKEAVLNRYEDALVLLLTEVLNRIQFRYNQAQLEELDDETLDDDQQTEWQRYLRQSLEVVAKVMELLPTHAFSTLFPVLQDNLEVYLGLQQFVVTSGTGHRLNITAENDCRRLHCSLRDLSSLLQAVGRLAEYFTGDVFAARFNDALTVVERLVKVTLYGSQIKLYNIETAVPSVLKPDLIDVHAQSLAALQAYAHWLAQFYSEVHRQNPEQFISLVSTALEAITPLISSKVQEKLLLSACHLLVSLATTVRPVFLISIPAVQKVFNRITDTSAQRLPDKAQVLVCRALSNVLLLPWPNLPESEQQWAVRSTNHASLVSALTRDYRQLKATASLPQRKVQLEDTKVIIHQTLSVLEDIVESVSGESTKSRQICYQSLQESVQVSLALFPAFIHQSDVTDEMLSFFLTLFQGLRVQMGVPFTEQIIQTFLNMFTREQLAESILHEGSTGCRVVEKFLKILQVVVQEPGQVFKPFLPSVISLCMEQVYPIIAERSSPDVKAELFELLFRVLHHNWRYFFKSSVLASVQRGVAEEQMENEAQFSAIMQAFGQSFLQPDIHLFKQNLFYLETLNTKQKLYHKKIFRTTMLFQFVNVLLQVLVHKSHDLLQEEIGIATYNMASVDFDGFYSAFLPEFLASCDGVDSNQKNVLGRNFKMDRDLPSFTQNVHRLVNDLRYYRLCNDSLPPGTVKL, from the exons GCATCAGAGGAGGCCTCGCTGCGGGCTCTGGAGAGTCTGATGACGGAGTTTTTCCACAATTGCACAACAAATGAGCGCAAACGTGAGATTG aggaGCTTTTAAATAACTTTGCCCAGCAGATAGGAGCCTGGAGATTCTGCCTGTACTTCCTGTCCAGCACAAGGAATGATTATGTGATGATGTACAGCCTGACAGTGTTTGAG AACCTGATCAATAAGATGTGGCTGGGGGTCCCATCCCAGGACAAGATGGAGATCAGGAGCTGCCTgcccaagctgctgctggctcaccACAAAACTCTGCCTTACTTCATCAGGAACAAGCTCTGCAAAGTCATCGTGGACATCGGCCGCCAAGACTGGCCCATGTTCTACCACGACTTCTTCACCAACATCCTGCAG CTGATCCAGTCTCCTGTGACCACTCCCCTGGGGCTGATCATGCTGAAGACCACCTCGGAGGAGCTGGCGTGTCCGCGCGAGGACCTGAGCGTGGCCCGCAAGGAGGAGCTGCgcaagctgctgctggaccAGGTGCAgacagtgctggggctgctcacag GTATTCTGGAGAGCATCTGGGATAAGCACAGTGCTACTGCTGCCACTCCACCACCATCACCGACCTCAGGAGAAAGTG GTGACCTCTTGAGTAGCCTCTTGCAGAGCCCCAGCGCAGCCAAACTGCTGAACCAACCCATCCCCATCCTGGACACAGACAGTGAATACATCTGCTCCCTGGCCTTGGAGTGCCTGGCACACCTCTTCAGCTGGATCCCTTTGTCCACGAGCATCACCCCGTCCCTGCTCACCACCATCTTCCACTTCGCGCGCTTCGGCTGCGACACGCGCGCCCGCAAGATGTCGGCGGTGAACGGCAGCAGCCACAACTcggtgctggggcaggagcggggccggcTGGGCGTGCTGGCCATGGCCTGCATCAACGAACTCATGTCCAAGAACTGCGTGCCTATGGAGTTCGAGGAGTACCTGCTCCGCATGTTCCAGCAGACTTTCTACCTCCTGCAGAAGATCACCAAGGAGAACAACGCGCACACGGTGAAGAGCCGGCTCGAGGAGCTGGATGAGAG agtacTGAGCCAGGGCAGCTGGGCAGAGAG CTACATTGAGAAGTTCACAGATTTCCTCCGTCTCTTTGTGAGCGTCCACCTCCGAAGAATTGAATCCTACTCCCAGTTCCCCGTGGTTGaattcctggccctgctgttCAAATACACTTTTCATCAG CCTACTCATGAAGGTTACTTCTCTTGCTTGGACATCTGGACACTCTTCTTGGACTATCTGACCAGCAAAATCAAAAGTCGCCTGGCAGACAAAGAAGCAGTGCTCAACAG GTACGAAGATGCCTTGgttctgctgctgacagaggTGTTGAACCGGATCCAGTTCAGGTATAaccaggcacagctggaggagctggatgaCGAGACCCTGGATGATGAT cagcaaacGGAGTGGCAGCGGTACTTGCGCCAGAGCTTGGAAGTGGTGGCCAAAGTCATGGAGCTCCTGCCAACTCACGCCTTCTCCACACTG TTTCCCGTTCTGCAGGATAACCTGGAAGTGTATCTGGGGCTCCAGCAGTTCGTGGTCACTTCAGGAACAG GTCACAGGCTGAACATCACAGCAGAGAACGACTGCAGGAGGCTGCACTGCTCTCTGAGGGACCTGAGCTCGCTGCTGCAGGCCGTGGGCCGCCTGGCCGAGTACTTCACCGGAGACGTGTTCGCCGCCAGGTTCAACGACGCCCTCACCGTGGTGGAGAG GTTGGTAAAAGTGACGTTGTATGGATCCCAAATCAAGCTGTACAACATCGAAACCGCCGTTCCCTCCGTGCTGAAGCCTGACCTCATCGATGT gcacGCCCAGtccctggcagccctgcaggCCTACGCTCACTGGCTGGCCCAGTTCTACAGCGAGGTGCACCGGCAGAACCCCGAGCAGTTCATCTCCCTGGTGTCCACGGCGCTGGAGGCCATCACCCCCCTCATCAGCTCCAAG gtgcaggagaagctgctgctgtctgcgTGCCACCTGCTGGTGTCCCTGGCCACCACGGTGCGCCCGGTGTTCCTGATCAGCATCCCGGCCGTGCAGAAGGTGTTCAACAGGATCACTGACACCTCTGCCCAGCGCCTCCCCGACAAG GCCCAGGTGctggtgtgcagggctctgtccaacgtgctgctgctgccctggcccaACCTGCCCGAGAGCGAGCAGCAGTGGGCCGTGCGCTCTACCAACCACGCCAGCCTCGTGTCCGCCCTCACCAGGGACTACCGCCAGCTCAAGGCCACGGCCAGCCTGCCCCAGAGGAAGGTGCAGCTGGAGGACA CCAAAGTGATCATCCACCAGACACTGAGCGTTCTGGAAGATATTGTAGAAAGTGTCTCTGGAGAATCCACCAAGTCCCGGCAGATCTGTTATCAGTCGCTGCAAGAATCCGTGCAGGTCTCACTAGCCCTCTTCCCAGCTTTCATTCATCAGTCAG ATGTGACAGATGAGATGCTGAGCTTCTTCCTCACCCTGTTCCAAGGCCTGAGGGTGCAGATGGGAGTGCCTTTCACTGAGCAGATCATACAGACCTTCCTGAACATGTTCACCAG ggagcagctggcagagagcaTCCTCCACGAGGGCAGCACCGGCTGCCGGGTGGTGGAAAAGTTCCTGAAGATCCTGCAGGTGGTGGTGCAGGAGCCGGGTCAGGTGTTCAAACCCTTCCTGCCCAGTGTCATCTCCCTGTGCATGGAGCAGGTGTATCCCATCATTGCAGAG cgCTCATCCCCTGAtgtgaaagcagagctgttcGAGCTGCTCTTTCGGGTCCTGCACCACAACTGGAGGTACTTCTTCAAATCCAGTGTGCTGGCCAGTGTCCAGAGGggggtggcagaggagcagatGGAGAACGAAGCCCAGTTCAGTGCCATCATGCAG GCGTTTGGCCAGTCTTTCCTGCAGCCTGACATTCACCTGTTCAAGCAGAACCTCTTCTACCTGGAGACACTGAACACGAAGCAGAAGCTGTACCACAAG aAGATCTTCAGGACCACGATGCTGTTCCAGTTTGTGAacgtgctgctgcaggtgctggtgcACAAATCCCACgacctgctgcaggaggagatcGGCATCGCCACCTACAACATGGCCTCGGTGGACTTTGATGGCTTCTACTCCGCCTTCCTGCCCGAGTTCCTGGCCAGCTGTGACGGCGTGGACTCCAACCAGAAGAACGTGCTGGGGAGGAATTTCAAAATGGACAGG GACCTGCCCTCGTTCACACAGAACGTGCACAGGCTGGTGAACGACCTGCGCTATTACAGACTGTGCAACGACAGCCTGCCCCCGGGGACTGTGAAGTTATAG
- the XPO6 gene encoding exportin-6 isoform X3 → MASEEASLRALESLMTEFFHNCTTNERKREIEELLNNFAQQIGAWRFCLYFLSSTRNDYVMMYSLTVFENLINKMWLGVPSQDKMEIRSCLPKLLLAHHKTLPYFIRNKLCKVIVDIGRQDWPMFYHDFFTNILQLIQSPVTTPLGLIMLKTTSEELACPREDLSVARKEELRKLLLDQVQTVLGLLTGILESIWDKHSATAATPPPSPTSGESGDLLSSLLQSPSAAKLLNQPIPILDTDSEYICSLALECLAHLFSWIPLSTSITPSLLTTIFHFARFGCDTRARKMSAVNGSSHNSVLGQERGRLGVLAMACINELMSKNCVPMEFEEYLLRMFQQTFYLLQKITKENNAHTVKSRLEELDESYIEKFTDFLRLFVSVHLRRIESYSQFPVVEFLALLFKYTFHQPTHEGYFSCLDIWTLFLDYLTSKIKSRLADKEAVLNRYEDALVLLLTEVLNRIQFRYNQAQLEELDDETLDDDQTEWQRYLRQSLEVVAKVMELLPTHAFSTLFPVLQDNLEVYLGLQQFVVTSGTGHRLNITAENDCRRLHCSLRDLSSLLQAVGRLAEYFTGDVFAARFNDALTVVERLVKVTLYGSQIKLYNIETAVPSVLKPDLIDVHAQSLAALQAYAHWLAQFYSEVHRQNPEQFISLVSTALEAITPLISSKVQEKLLLSACHLLVSLATTVRPVFLISIPAVQKVFNRITDTSAQRLPDKAQVLVCRALSNVLLLPWPNLPESEQQWAVRSTNHASLVSALTRDYRQLKATASLPQRKVQLEDTKVIIHQTLSVLEDIVESVSGESTKSRQICYQSLQESVQVSLALFPAFIHQSDVTDEMLSFFLTLFQGLRVQMGVPFTEQIIQTFLNMFTREQLAESILHEGSTGCRVVEKFLKILQVVVQEPGQVFKPFLPSVISLCMEQVYPIIAERSSPDVKAELFELLFRVLHHNWRYFFKSSVLASVQRGVAEEQMENEAQFSAIMQAFGQSFLQPDIHLFKQNLFYLETLNTKQKLYHKKIFRTTMLFQFVNVLLQVLVHKSHDLLQEEIGIATYNMASVDFDGFYSAFLPEFLASCDGVDSNQKNVLGRNFKMDRDLPSFTQNVHRLVNDLRYYRLCNDSLPPGTVKL, encoded by the exons GCATCAGAGGAGGCCTCGCTGCGGGCTCTGGAGAGTCTGATGACGGAGTTTTTCCACAATTGCACAACAAATGAGCGCAAACGTGAGATTG aggaGCTTTTAAATAACTTTGCCCAGCAGATAGGAGCCTGGAGATTCTGCCTGTACTTCCTGTCCAGCACAAGGAATGATTATGTGATGATGTACAGCCTGACAGTGTTTGAG AACCTGATCAATAAGATGTGGCTGGGGGTCCCATCCCAGGACAAGATGGAGATCAGGAGCTGCCTgcccaagctgctgctggctcaccACAAAACTCTGCCTTACTTCATCAGGAACAAGCTCTGCAAAGTCATCGTGGACATCGGCCGCCAAGACTGGCCCATGTTCTACCACGACTTCTTCACCAACATCCTGCAG CTGATCCAGTCTCCTGTGACCACTCCCCTGGGGCTGATCATGCTGAAGACCACCTCGGAGGAGCTGGCGTGTCCGCGCGAGGACCTGAGCGTGGCCCGCAAGGAGGAGCTGCgcaagctgctgctggaccAGGTGCAgacagtgctggggctgctcacag GTATTCTGGAGAGCATCTGGGATAAGCACAGTGCTACTGCTGCCACTCCACCACCATCACCGACCTCAGGAGAAAGTG GTGACCTCTTGAGTAGCCTCTTGCAGAGCCCCAGCGCAGCCAAACTGCTGAACCAACCCATCCCCATCCTGGACACAGACAGTGAATACATCTGCTCCCTGGCCTTGGAGTGCCTGGCACACCTCTTCAGCTGGATCCCTTTGTCCACGAGCATCACCCCGTCCCTGCTCACCACCATCTTCCACTTCGCGCGCTTCGGCTGCGACACGCGCGCCCGCAAGATGTCGGCGGTGAACGGCAGCAGCCACAACTcggtgctggggcaggagcggggccggcTGGGCGTGCTGGCCATGGCCTGCATCAACGAACTCATGTCCAAGAACTGCGTGCCTATGGAGTTCGAGGAGTACCTGCTCCGCATGTTCCAGCAGACTTTCTACCTCCTGCAGAAGATCACCAAGGAGAACAACGCGCACACGGTGAAGAGCCGGCTCGAGGAGCTGGATGAGAG CTACATTGAGAAGTTCACAGATTTCCTCCGTCTCTTTGTGAGCGTCCACCTCCGAAGAATTGAATCCTACTCCCAGTTCCCCGTGGTTGaattcctggccctgctgttCAAATACACTTTTCATCAG CCTACTCATGAAGGTTACTTCTCTTGCTTGGACATCTGGACACTCTTCTTGGACTATCTGACCAGCAAAATCAAAAGTCGCCTGGCAGACAAAGAAGCAGTGCTCAACAG GTACGAAGATGCCTTGgttctgctgctgacagaggTGTTGAACCGGATCCAGTTCAGGTATAaccaggcacagctggaggagctggatgaCGAGACCCTGGATGATGAT caaacGGAGTGGCAGCGGTACTTGCGCCAGAGCTTGGAAGTGGTGGCCAAAGTCATGGAGCTCCTGCCAACTCACGCCTTCTCCACACTG TTTCCCGTTCTGCAGGATAACCTGGAAGTGTATCTGGGGCTCCAGCAGTTCGTGGTCACTTCAGGAACAG GTCACAGGCTGAACATCACAGCAGAGAACGACTGCAGGAGGCTGCACTGCTCTCTGAGGGACCTGAGCTCGCTGCTGCAGGCCGTGGGCCGCCTGGCCGAGTACTTCACCGGAGACGTGTTCGCCGCCAGGTTCAACGACGCCCTCACCGTGGTGGAGAG GTTGGTAAAAGTGACGTTGTATGGATCCCAAATCAAGCTGTACAACATCGAAACCGCCGTTCCCTCCGTGCTGAAGCCTGACCTCATCGATGT gcacGCCCAGtccctggcagccctgcaggCCTACGCTCACTGGCTGGCCCAGTTCTACAGCGAGGTGCACCGGCAGAACCCCGAGCAGTTCATCTCCCTGGTGTCCACGGCGCTGGAGGCCATCACCCCCCTCATCAGCTCCAAG gtgcaggagaagctgctgctgtctgcgTGCCACCTGCTGGTGTCCCTGGCCACCACGGTGCGCCCGGTGTTCCTGATCAGCATCCCGGCCGTGCAGAAGGTGTTCAACAGGATCACTGACACCTCTGCCCAGCGCCTCCCCGACAAG GCCCAGGTGctggtgtgcagggctctgtccaacgtgctgctgctgccctggcccaACCTGCCCGAGAGCGAGCAGCAGTGGGCCGTGCGCTCTACCAACCACGCCAGCCTCGTGTCCGCCCTCACCAGGGACTACCGCCAGCTCAAGGCCACGGCCAGCCTGCCCCAGAGGAAGGTGCAGCTGGAGGACA CCAAAGTGATCATCCACCAGACACTGAGCGTTCTGGAAGATATTGTAGAAAGTGTCTCTGGAGAATCCACCAAGTCCCGGCAGATCTGTTATCAGTCGCTGCAAGAATCCGTGCAGGTCTCACTAGCCCTCTTCCCAGCTTTCATTCATCAGTCAG ATGTGACAGATGAGATGCTGAGCTTCTTCCTCACCCTGTTCCAAGGCCTGAGGGTGCAGATGGGAGTGCCTTTCACTGAGCAGATCATACAGACCTTCCTGAACATGTTCACCAG ggagcagctggcagagagcaTCCTCCACGAGGGCAGCACCGGCTGCCGGGTGGTGGAAAAGTTCCTGAAGATCCTGCAGGTGGTGGTGCAGGAGCCGGGTCAGGTGTTCAAACCCTTCCTGCCCAGTGTCATCTCCCTGTGCATGGAGCAGGTGTATCCCATCATTGCAGAG cgCTCATCCCCTGAtgtgaaagcagagctgttcGAGCTGCTCTTTCGGGTCCTGCACCACAACTGGAGGTACTTCTTCAAATCCAGTGTGCTGGCCAGTGTCCAGAGGggggtggcagaggagcagatGGAGAACGAAGCCCAGTTCAGTGCCATCATGCAG GCGTTTGGCCAGTCTTTCCTGCAGCCTGACATTCACCTGTTCAAGCAGAACCTCTTCTACCTGGAGACACTGAACACGAAGCAGAAGCTGTACCACAAG aAGATCTTCAGGACCACGATGCTGTTCCAGTTTGTGAacgtgctgctgcaggtgctggtgcACAAATCCCACgacctgctgcaggaggagatcGGCATCGCCACCTACAACATGGCCTCGGTGGACTTTGATGGCTTCTACTCCGCCTTCCTGCCCGAGTTCCTGGCCAGCTGTGACGGCGTGGACTCCAACCAGAAGAACGTGCTGGGGAGGAATTTCAAAATGGACAGG GACCTGCCCTCGTTCACACAGAACGTGCACAGGCTGGTGAACGACCTGCGCTATTACAGACTGTGCAACGACAGCCTGCCCCCGGGGACTGTGAAGTTATAG
- the XPO6 gene encoding exportin-6 isoform X2 translates to MASEEASLRALESLMTEFFHNCTTNERKREIEELLNNFAQQIGAWRFCLYFLSSTRNDYVMMYSLTVFENLINKMWLGVPSQDKMEIRSCLPKLLLAHHKTLPYFIRNKLCKVIVDIGRQDWPMFYHDFFTNILQLIQSPVTTPLGLIMLKTTSEELACPREDLSVARKEELRKLLLDQVQTVLGLLTGILESIWDKHSATAATPPPSPTSGESGDLLSSLLQSPSAAKLLNQPIPILDTDSEYICSLALECLAHLFSWIPLSTSITPSLLTTIFHFARFGCDTRARKMSAVNGSSHNSVLGQERGRLGVLAMACINELMSKNCVPMEFEEYLLRMFQQTFYLLQKITKENNAHTVKSRLEELDESYIEKFTDFLRLFVSVHLRRIESYSQFPVVEFLALLFKYTFHQPTHEGYFSCLDIWTLFLDYLTSKIKSRLADKEAVLNRYEDALVLLLTEVLNRIQFRYNQAQLEELDDETLDDDQQTEWQRYLRQSLEVVAKVMELLPTHAFSTLFPVLQDNLEVYLGLQQFVVTSGTGHRLNITAENDCRRLHCSLRDLSSLLQAVGRLAEYFTGDVFAARFNDALTVVERLVKVTLYGSQIKLYNIETAVPSVLKPDLIDVHAQSLAALQAYAHWLAQFYSEVHRQNPEQFISLVSTALEAITPLISSKVQEKLLLSACHLLVSLATTVRPVFLISIPAVQKVFNRITDTSAQRLPDKAQVLVCRALSNVLLLPWPNLPESEQQWAVRSTNHASLVSALTRDYRQLKATASLPQRKVQLEDTKVIIHQTLSVLEDIVESVSGESTKSRQICYQSLQESVQVSLALFPAFIHQSDVTDEMLSFFLTLFQGLRVQMGVPFTEQIIQTFLNMFTREQLAESILHEGSTGCRVVEKFLKILQVVVQEPGQVFKPFLPSVISLCMEQVYPIIAERSSPDVKAELFELLFRVLHHNWRYFFKSSVLASVQRGVAEEQMENEAQFSAIMQAFGQSFLQPDIHLFKQNLFYLETLNTKQKLYHKKIFRTTMLFQFVNVLLQVLVHKSHDLLQEEIGIATYNMASVDFDGFYSAFLPEFLASCDGVDSNQKNVLGRNFKMDRDLPSFTQNVHRLVNDLRYYRLCNDSLPPGTVKL, encoded by the exons GCATCAGAGGAGGCCTCGCTGCGGGCTCTGGAGAGTCTGATGACGGAGTTTTTCCACAATTGCACAACAAATGAGCGCAAACGTGAGATTG aggaGCTTTTAAATAACTTTGCCCAGCAGATAGGAGCCTGGAGATTCTGCCTGTACTTCCTGTCCAGCACAAGGAATGATTATGTGATGATGTACAGCCTGACAGTGTTTGAG AACCTGATCAATAAGATGTGGCTGGGGGTCCCATCCCAGGACAAGATGGAGATCAGGAGCTGCCTgcccaagctgctgctggctcaccACAAAACTCTGCCTTACTTCATCAGGAACAAGCTCTGCAAAGTCATCGTGGACATCGGCCGCCAAGACTGGCCCATGTTCTACCACGACTTCTTCACCAACATCCTGCAG CTGATCCAGTCTCCTGTGACCACTCCCCTGGGGCTGATCATGCTGAAGACCACCTCGGAGGAGCTGGCGTGTCCGCGCGAGGACCTGAGCGTGGCCCGCAAGGAGGAGCTGCgcaagctgctgctggaccAGGTGCAgacagtgctggggctgctcacag GTATTCTGGAGAGCATCTGGGATAAGCACAGTGCTACTGCTGCCACTCCACCACCATCACCGACCTCAGGAGAAAGTG GTGACCTCTTGAGTAGCCTCTTGCAGAGCCCCAGCGCAGCCAAACTGCTGAACCAACCCATCCCCATCCTGGACACAGACAGTGAATACATCTGCTCCCTGGCCTTGGAGTGCCTGGCACACCTCTTCAGCTGGATCCCTTTGTCCACGAGCATCACCCCGTCCCTGCTCACCACCATCTTCCACTTCGCGCGCTTCGGCTGCGACACGCGCGCCCGCAAGATGTCGGCGGTGAACGGCAGCAGCCACAACTcggtgctggggcaggagcggggccggcTGGGCGTGCTGGCCATGGCCTGCATCAACGAACTCATGTCCAAGAACTGCGTGCCTATGGAGTTCGAGGAGTACCTGCTCCGCATGTTCCAGCAGACTTTCTACCTCCTGCAGAAGATCACCAAGGAGAACAACGCGCACACGGTGAAGAGCCGGCTCGAGGAGCTGGATGAGAG CTACATTGAGAAGTTCACAGATTTCCTCCGTCTCTTTGTGAGCGTCCACCTCCGAAGAATTGAATCCTACTCCCAGTTCCCCGTGGTTGaattcctggccctgctgttCAAATACACTTTTCATCAG CCTACTCATGAAGGTTACTTCTCTTGCTTGGACATCTGGACACTCTTCTTGGACTATCTGACCAGCAAAATCAAAAGTCGCCTGGCAGACAAAGAAGCAGTGCTCAACAG GTACGAAGATGCCTTGgttctgctgctgacagaggTGTTGAACCGGATCCAGTTCAGGTATAaccaggcacagctggaggagctggatgaCGAGACCCTGGATGATGAT cagcaaacGGAGTGGCAGCGGTACTTGCGCCAGAGCTTGGAAGTGGTGGCCAAAGTCATGGAGCTCCTGCCAACTCACGCCTTCTCCACACTG TTTCCCGTTCTGCAGGATAACCTGGAAGTGTATCTGGGGCTCCAGCAGTTCGTGGTCACTTCAGGAACAG GTCACAGGCTGAACATCACAGCAGAGAACGACTGCAGGAGGCTGCACTGCTCTCTGAGGGACCTGAGCTCGCTGCTGCAGGCCGTGGGCCGCCTGGCCGAGTACTTCACCGGAGACGTGTTCGCCGCCAGGTTCAACGACGCCCTCACCGTGGTGGAGAG GTTGGTAAAAGTGACGTTGTATGGATCCCAAATCAAGCTGTACAACATCGAAACCGCCGTTCCCTCCGTGCTGAAGCCTGACCTCATCGATGT gcacGCCCAGtccctggcagccctgcaggCCTACGCTCACTGGCTGGCCCAGTTCTACAGCGAGGTGCACCGGCAGAACCCCGAGCAGTTCATCTCCCTGGTGTCCACGGCGCTGGAGGCCATCACCCCCCTCATCAGCTCCAAG gtgcaggagaagctgctgctgtctgcgTGCCACCTGCTGGTGTCCCTGGCCACCACGGTGCGCCCGGTGTTCCTGATCAGCATCCCGGCCGTGCAGAAGGTGTTCAACAGGATCACTGACACCTCTGCCCAGCGCCTCCCCGACAAG GCCCAGGTGctggtgtgcagggctctgtccaacgtgctgctgctgccctggcccaACCTGCCCGAGAGCGAGCAGCAGTGGGCCGTGCGCTCTACCAACCACGCCAGCCTCGTGTCCGCCCTCACCAGGGACTACCGCCAGCTCAAGGCCACGGCCAGCCTGCCCCAGAGGAAGGTGCAGCTGGAGGACA CCAAAGTGATCATCCACCAGACACTGAGCGTTCTGGAAGATATTGTAGAAAGTGTCTCTGGAGAATCCACCAAGTCCCGGCAGATCTGTTATCAGTCGCTGCAAGAATCCGTGCAGGTCTCACTAGCCCTCTTCCCAGCTTTCATTCATCAGTCAG ATGTGACAGATGAGATGCTGAGCTTCTTCCTCACCCTGTTCCAAGGCCTGAGGGTGCAGATGGGAGTGCCTTTCACTGAGCAGATCATACAGACCTTCCTGAACATGTTCACCAG ggagcagctggcagagagcaTCCTCCACGAGGGCAGCACCGGCTGCCGGGTGGTGGAAAAGTTCCTGAAGATCCTGCAGGTGGTGGTGCAGGAGCCGGGTCAGGTGTTCAAACCCTTCCTGCCCAGTGTCATCTCCCTGTGCATGGAGCAGGTGTATCCCATCATTGCAGAG cgCTCATCCCCTGAtgtgaaagcagagctgttcGAGCTGCTCTTTCGGGTCCTGCACCACAACTGGAGGTACTTCTTCAAATCCAGTGTGCTGGCCAGTGTCCAGAGGggggtggcagaggagcagatGGAGAACGAAGCCCAGTTCAGTGCCATCATGCAG GCGTTTGGCCAGTCTTTCCTGCAGCCTGACATTCACCTGTTCAAGCAGAACCTCTTCTACCTGGAGACACTGAACACGAAGCAGAAGCTGTACCACAAG aAGATCTTCAGGACCACGATGCTGTTCCAGTTTGTGAacgtgctgctgcaggtgctggtgcACAAATCCCACgacctgctgcaggaggagatcGGCATCGCCACCTACAACATGGCCTCGGTGGACTTTGATGGCTTCTACTCCGCCTTCCTGCCCGAGTTCCTGGCCAGCTGTGACGGCGTGGACTCCAACCAGAAGAACGTGCTGGGGAGGAATTTCAAAATGGACAGG GACCTGCCCTCGTTCACACAGAACGTGCACAGGCTGGTGAACGACCTGCGCTATTACAGACTGTGCAACGACAGCCTGCCCCCGGGGACTGTGAAGTTATAG